A genome region from Populus alba chromosome 3, ASM523922v2, whole genome shotgun sequence includes the following:
- the LOC118054724 gene encoding protein NCA1, with protein MTPVCPFVKASRPDDGSPRKPGECPIKHGAEHEGGGKAKKESGGESATVSPKCPFGYDSQTFKLGPLSCMICQALLFDCSKCVPCSHVYCKVCISRFKDCPLCGADVEKIEADTDLQSVVDRFIDGHARIKRSPVDMDKEGEAGENKKVIYEDVSLERGAFLVQQAMRAFRAQNVESAKSRLSLCAEDIRGRIETVGNTSELCSQLGAVLGMLGDCCRSVGDAGSAVTYFEESVEFLSKLSAADLEITHTHSVSLNKIGDLKYYDGDLEAARSYYMRSLNVRRDAIKHHPSVSSQTLDVAVSLAKVADADRSIGNEDTALDRFHEAIKLLESLTLKPEEAGLEQRRLSVLEFLKNQLAEKQSD; from the exons ATGACCCCAGTTTGCCCATTTGTGAAAGCTTCAAGACCTGATGATGGGTCACCAAGAAAACCAGGGGAATGTCCGATTAAACACGGGGCCGAGCATGAAGGAGGAGGAAAGGCTAAGAAAGAGTCTGGTGGTGAATCTGCTACCGTTTCGCCGAAATGCCCTTTTGGATATGATTCTCAGACATTTAAATTGGGACCTCTTAGTTGTATGATATGCCAAGCTCTTCTCTTTGATTGTAGCAAATGCGTGCCGTGCTCTCATGTGTATTGCAA AGTGTGTATTTCGCGATTTAAGGACTGTCCGCTGTGTGGAGCTGATGTTGAGAAGATTGAAGCTGATACAGATCTACAGAGTGTAGTTGATCGGTTCATTGATGGTCATGCTAGAATCAAGAGGTCTCCTGTTGACATGGATAAAGAGGGGGAAGCAGGTGAGAATAAAAAAGTGATATACGAGGATGTTTCTTTGGAGAGGGGTGCTTTCTTGGTGCAACAAGCCATGAGG GCATTTCGTGCCCAGAATGTGGAAAGTGCAAAATCAAGACTTAGTCTTTGTGCAGAAGACATCCGAGGTCGGATAGAAACAGTGGGCAACACATCGGAATTGTGTTCGCAGCTTGGAGCAGTGCTGGGAATGCTTGGGGACTGCTG TCGATCAGTGGGGGATGCTGGCTCTGCGGTTACATACTTCGAAGAGAGTGTAGAATTCCTATCAAAATTGTCTGCAGCTGATCTGGAG ATAACGCATACGCATTCTGTTTCACTTAATAAAATTGGAGATCTCAAATATTATGATGGAGATCTGGAGGCTGCAAGATCTTACTATATGCGTTCTCTCAATGTGCGACGTGATGCCATCAAACATCATCCTAGTGTTTCATCCCAG ACCCTGGATGTAGCTGTTTCCCTTGCAAAAGTTGCCGATGCGGACAGGAGTATTGGTAACGAGGACACTGCGCTTGATAGATTTCATGAGGCCATAAAATTATTGGAATCCTTGACATTAAAGCCAGAAGAAGCTGGTCTTGAGCAACGG CGCCTTTCCGTGCTGGAATTTCTTAAGAATCAACTTGCAGAGAAACAGTCTGATTGA